Within the Novosphingobium pentaromativorans US6-1 genome, the region CGGCGCTCTGCGGACGCCAGGAATACTGCGGGTTACGCCAGTCGATCCCCTCCAGCAGGCAGGACAACTGCGCGTTGGTCAGCGAGACGATCCCGTCCTTCGCCGAAGGCCACACGAAGCGTCCCTTCTCGAGCCGTTTGGAATAGAGCGACATGCCGATACCGTCGTGCCAGATGATCTTGATCAGCGATCCCGTTCGCCCGCGAAACACGAACAGGTCCCCGCCGTGCGGATCGCGCTTCAGGCCCTGCTGGACCTGCAAGGCCAGCCCCTGCATCCCCTTGCGCATGTCCGTGTGGCCCATGGCGATCCACACCCGCGCGCCCGCTGGGATCACCGCAGCGCCTTCAAGGTCGCGCTGACCAGTGCGGCGGGCGCTCCGGCCGAAATGCGAATGAGTCGGCCTTCGCCCAGTTCAACGGTGATCGCGGCACAGCGATCACAGCCGTCCGGCTTCTCGTCCTCGGCGAGGACCGCCTGGGCAAAGGTCACGTCCGCCATCGGGAGGGCAGCCCCTTCGGCTTGTTCGCGCCGCAGATTGCGCCGCCATGTGTAGATTAGGCTGGTCGATACGTCCCACCGCCGTGCCACGTCCGCGACACATGCGCCCGGTGCGAAGGCTTCGGCCAGGATCTGGAACCGCTCCTCATCCCGCCACCGACGTCGCCGCTCCGGCCCCGTCATCACCGTGATCTGCCCCATGCTGCGCTCCTAAGCTCGCTCATACGAGCGCTCTTAAGACCGGTCGTTCACTCACCGGACAAGGCGGGGCTCACCGGATGGGTACGACGCAACTTGGGCAGGACCGATGACAAAGAGTCGGTCCGGGCAAATAACGCTGCGGCATTCGAATGTTTGCTAGGCGGCCTGGACAAATTTGAGCCAGTATCTGGCAGTGGCGAGATGGCCTATTCCGAGGAAGCTGTTGGCCAGTTGATCGTAGCGAGTGGCTATAGCGCGGTTGATCTTGAGGTGACCAAACATGCGCTCGATGCGATTGCGCTGCTTGTATAGCGCCTGATCATGCTCGATCTTCACTCGGCGGTTTGACCGGCCGGGTATGACAGCCTCAATCTTTCGGGCGGCAGGGTTGGCCCGGATTGCGTCGGCATCGTAGCCCTTGTCGGCAAGCAACGCGTCCGGTGTGCGCTCCGGCAGGCCGATCAGCTCTTCATAAGCCTTGCAGTCCGCCGCTTCGCCAACTGTCAGGTGGAAGGCGAGTGGTCGTCCAAGGGCATCAGCCAAGCAGTGAAGGTTACTGGTGAACCCGCCCCGCGAGCGGCCAAGAGCGCGTCGATGAGTCCCCCTTTTCCGCCCGCTGCCGAGACGTGGGCGCGAACTGTGGTACTGTCGATGCTGTAGTGGCCGCTGTCCGCCATGATCTCGTCCAGCATTACGGCAACGGTCTCCCAGACACCAGCCTCGCTCCAGCGCCGGAACCGGCGATAGATGGTATTCCAGCTGCCATATTTGGGCGGGACATCGCGCCATGGCGCTTCACAACGAAGTCACCAAAGTATGCCGTTAATGACCAAGCGGTTCTGTTCGGGGCGTCTTCCTCGACCACAGTTTTCAGGCTCGATCGGCAGCAAGTCCTTCAGAACCCGCCATTCTGCTCCTGTGAGATCGCCCCTGCTCAAGCCTGCCTCCCAAAAAAGCAGCCTTGAATCAAGCTTTGAGTTCCGCGTCAATCATGCTCGTGCCTTTCTTCGTTGCGGTCATCCAGAATTGGCGGCACATAAATAGGATGGCAAAGCCGATCCCGCTGAGATTCAGCGTCATGCCCGAGAATGAGGCCGCTGCCGTCGATTATCTTCAAGAACAGGGCTACTCGCCCACGACTATCGAAAAAGATGAAAGCGGTGTGGTCATCTTGATCTTCAGACCGTTACCCGACAATCAATTGATTGGCCTGTTTCAGGCTTTACCGATGCACCTGAGCGCCAAGACCGGCATCGTGATGGGCGATCAGCCGTCAATCACATAAGAGCGTAATCGGCGATGTGAATTTCCTAGCAAATCGCCCCCGTTCGGGTAGGGCTGGGCTCTGTCTTTTTGTCTGGCAGATGCCGTGATTGGTCTGCCAGACAATTTGGCGATCAGAACCGCAATTTCACACCGCCTTCCAGCGTCACATCATAGAATTCCCGCTGGATCGGGCGGTTGGGCGTTCCTTCGTAGAAGCGAAGCGGTGCATTGGTGAGGTTCTTCGCATTGGCGTAGAACTGCACGTTCTTGCTGAAGTCATAGCTGCCGTTGAAATCCAGGGTGTAGCGGCTGTCCTGAAACACGTCGGTCGCCCGGCTGTCGCTGACACCGAATAGCACTGTGCTTTCGAATTGCGAGGATAGCCGGAGCTGGACCGGGCCGCGCTCATAGAAGACAGCGGCATTCCATGACCAGGGAATAGTGCCGGGCATGGCCACGCTTCCTTCGCCGTCGCGCAGCGCTACCGCAGAGGACACGTAAGTCAGATTGGCGTCGATGCCAAGCCCGCCCAGCAGGCCAGGCAATCCCGTGAATTTGTCGACGAAGTTGGCTTCGATCCCCCGGGCATAGGCACCAGAGACATTTTCGTAAGTCTGGATCAACGCGGTTCCGGTGATACCCGGATAGCTGCCCCGCACCGCGCGGGTGACGATGAAGCTCTTGATCTCCTTGTCGAAGGCACCGACCGAAATGATGCCGCTATCGGGCAGGTAGTATTCCAGGCTGGCGTCGAAGCTGTGGCCATACATGGGCTTCAGATCGGGGTTCCCGGTCGATACCACGCCGCCGCCGACATCGATGCTGGTTGCCTGAAGCGTCTGATAGAAGCCGGGGCGGGCGATGCCGGTGGAGTAGGTCGCGCGGGCGATCAGGTTGGGCATGGCCTGATAGCGCAACTGCAGCGTGGGGAAGACGTTGTCGTAGCTGTGCGGGGTGGAAAGCGGACCTGTCTGCACCGCCCCGTTCATGATCGAATCGCCAATGCCGCGATAGATCGCCTTGGTATGTTCATAGCGGACGCCGGTCAGGATCCCGAGTTTGCCAATGGAGGCCCGGTACTGGATGTAGGCCGCCGCGATGTTCTCGGTGTCGTCGAAGTAGCTGCCCGTATCGAGGCTGAGAGCCGTGCCGCTGCCGTTGAACAGCTTGGTCATCTGGCCGGTATCGATATTGGGCCCGATGTTCGTTCCGGTGTTGTAGAAATTGGTAACCGCGGAGCCGGAGGCCGCATCGCTCAGGAGCAGCGTCGCGCCGTCATACGCGTACTTGCCGGCATAGGGCGCAGAGATCTTTTCGCGATAGCGCAGCTTGCCGCCGATCTTGAGTTCGTCGTCAGCCGCAAGGTGAAGCGGCGTTGCGGCATTGAGCGCGTAGGACCATTCGCGGTCGCGTGAATTTTCCGTCGCATTCTTGATGGTGTCGAGCGCATAGTTGGCGGGATCAGTAACGCTGCCACCACCCAGGACCTTGAACACCGGATAGTCGGGATTTGTGGTGTTGTCGTATGCAATCGTCAGATCGGACGGTCCGGCAAATTCGGTGTTATAGTCCGTATACTTCTTGTAGGTCGCGCGCGAATAGGCCGCGAACCAGTCGATGTGCACGGTGCCCAGATGATGATCGCCACCCAGTTGCAGCACGACATTCTGTTCCTTGACGTCGCTGTCGCGCAGGGTTTTGACGGTCGAGGCGCCGGTCGCGATAAAGCCCTTGGCATTGGACGGATCGGTGACAACCGAGTCACCCAGACCGTCTATTTCAAGGCGGTTCCGCAGCACACGCTCGTTATATCCCGCAACGTTTGCCCGCAGGAATATGCGGTTTTCGCTGTTCGGCGTGAAATCGAACTCGCCAGAATAGCCGAAGCGCTTGCGATTGTAGTTGTAGCGGCGCAGTTCAAGCGCGTCGAAGGCCTTGTCGGGCGTGCCGTTCACCTGATCGTTGATATAGGCCGATTCTAGGTCGTCAAAGCTGCGCTTGTCGTTGTAGAGAAACTGGCTCAGCACGAAGGAGAACGGTGCATCGCCATCGGCGTTCGTGCCGCCCAGCGGGCCGCCGACGACCACTTCATCGCGGTAGAGACCGGTGTTCTGATCGGTTTCGATGCCGCCGCCAAGTGTGACATGGGCATAAAGCCGCTTGGCGCCAATGGCGGTGCGCGGGCTCAACTCCACGGAACCGCCGATACCCTCCGCGTCATGGTCTGGCAGGCCGGTCTTGGTGACGATCATCCGGTCCACCGCGCCGATCGGCACGGTATCGAATTCGACCGCGCGGCCCGCAGCGTTGAAATAGGTGTAGCTGGGCGAGGTGTTGAGCAGTACGACGCCGCCAAAGGTGGCACCGTTGAAGTTGCCGTCGAGGCCGCGGATGTTCACGTAGCGGCCTTCGGCCGTGTCGATGGACAGCGAGACGCCAGGCATGCGGCTCAGCGCTTCGGCGGAATTGACGTCCGGGTATTTCGCGATCGTTTCGGCGGATTGAATATTCTGGATATTCATGGCTTTTTTCTGTTCTGCGCGAGCAGTCTTCGCCAGCCGCTGTCCTGTCACCACGATTGTTTCGCCCTTGACGCTGGCGGCATCCGGCGCGGAACCGCTCGTATCAGCCCCCCAGGCGGGCGCAGCAGCCAAGGGAATAGCGATTACAGACGACGAAAAAAGCAAAAAAGATCCGGACCTCATAAATGCGCCCCTAAGTGTTTTCCAAAGTTGGTGGTTGTGGCGTAAAATCAATACTTGGGGCGCTAGAATTGATCCATTACAGAATTGAGACTTATTGCCGATAAGCAATCAACATTGCAAACTATCAATATAATTTACATTATTATTACTTTAGGAGAGGGAGACTACGAGGACGTGAAATGTCCCGGGCACCGGCTTTGGTCGCTGCCCGGCGGGAGCCGCGCCCCATTTCGCGGTCGGCAGATAGAGTTTTCCGGTACGCGGATCGAGCGCGCCGGTGCGTGCGCCTGGCTCGGTCTTCACCGCTCCCGTCACGCGAGGCGCCCGCGCGCCATCAAGGGCAATAATGCTGAGCGTTCCGTCCCGTCCACAAGGAATATAGGCCTTGCGACGGGCCGCATCGAGAATGACCGCATCCGGTCCCTGGCCGATGTCGAGCAGCTTCACGAGCTTGCGGGATCTTGCATCGACCACCGCCGCCTTGCCGTTGTCGCAGGCGCTGATGAGCATTCCGGACCTGGCATCATAGGCAAGGCCGGATGGCGCTTCACAGCCGGTCAGGGCGATCGATTTCCCGGGCTTGCCGGTGGCGAGATCGGCCGTTTCCAGCTCATTCTCGTCCTCGTTGTTCGCAAACAGCGAAGATCCCGGCCCCTGCTGCGGATATTCCAAGCCCGGCTTGAGTGTAATGGTACGCACGACCTTCATGGCCTTCGGGTCGATTTCGGACACCGTCCCGGCTTTGGCGTTCATGACGACGGCCAGTTTGAGACTGGCGGAATAGAACGCGCCGTCGGGATCCTTGCCTACTGCAGTCCGGCCCAGTTCCCGCCCCGACCGGGTGTCCAGAAAGCGCACGCTATCATCATGGCCGCTGGTCACCATGAGCGTGGACGTCCCGGGAAGCGGCACGACGGCATGACTATGGGCAATCGCGCCTATCGAGGGGAGAGCCTTGCCTTTGGGCAAGTCGATGACAGTGACGCTCGTGGAACGGGCCACGTACAGCCTGTCATGCGCCGGATCAACGCTGGCGTAGTCCCAGCCGCCGTCCGGGCCGGCGATATGGCCGGTGACCGCTGGAGTCGTGGATGCTGCAGCGGCGGTGGCCATCAGCAACGCGAGACCTGCGTAAGATGCAGTAAGAGGATGGATGCGCATGAGACTGTGTTCTCCCTCGTCGTCAATGGGCCGGACCATGAAATGCCGCGAACGGGGTGACCACTGCAAATTGCGGATCGCGCATGACATTGCCAATTTTCAATACTTGTGGCGATTGCGGGACGAGTTTCGTTCATTAACATTGGGAACTTTCAATGAATTCCCGCGCCACGTGCGGTTAGACAGACGGCGTTCAGCAGGATGGAGTGCAGACCTTGGACGTGCTTGTCGTTGAGGATGATCTGCGAACGCGGGAACTTGTCCGCGAGTGCCTGGAAGGTAAGGCGCAAACGACACTGGTCGCGACCTGCGCCGAGGCGCTGCATGCGGCGGGGGAGCGCGAATTCGACGTGGCCATCGTTGATCGCATGCTTCCGGACATCGACGGGATCGAAGTCGTGACGGAACTGCGCCGCAGAGGTTCGCAGACCCCGATCCTGCTGCTTACCGCGCTGGGTTCCGTCAATGATCGTGTACGCGGCCTCGATGCCGGAGCGGATGACTATCTGGTCAAACCTTTCGCCCAGACAGAACTTCTCGCGCGAGTCGCCGCCTTGTATCGCCGCCCGCTGCTCGGCGCGCGCACCACCCAGATCTCCGTGCGAGATATCGACATCGACCTTCTCGGCCGCCGGGTGCGACGTGCGGGCCAGACCGTGCATCTCCAGCCCCGCGAGTTTGATCTTCTCGCCCTGCTTGCGCAACATGCGGGCCGTCCGGTGACGCGCAAGATGTTCCTCGAACAGGTCTGGTGCATTCACTATGATCCGACGACCAATATCGTCGAAAGCCATATCAGCCGACTGCGCTCGAAACTGAAGCGCGGCTTCAAGGATGATCCGATCGAGACCATTCAAAATGTGGGATACCGGATGCGCGAAAGTGCCTAGACTGCTCGCCAGCGCGGCTTACCGGCTGGCTTTCACTTATACGGCGGTTTGCGCGTTGGCGATTCTTCTGCTGGGCACAGCGGTCTATCTGGCGGCCGGGGCAGCTATCCAGCAGCAGCAGGATGAGGATTTGCGCAAGGAAGGCGATGCGCTGCTTAGAGCCTACCAGAAAGGCGGTCGGCCTTACCTCTTGGAGGCGCTCCAGCGCCGTGAAGCCTCTCCGAACAACGATTTCGTCTATGCCCTTTTTGATCATGGCCGAAAGATCGCGGACAAGTTCGAGGCTGGCGAACCGCCTCGTGGCCTGAGCAACCTGACCTTTATCGACCCTCGGGAAGGGCCTGATCAGGCACGTGGCCTGCTGACCCGGCTTCCGGATGGAACGGGTTTGCTTGTTGCCCTGGACACCGAAGGCCTTGAACGTCTCGATGCGACGATCCTCTTGCTCTTTTCCATCGCCTTCGTTCTGATCGTGGCTCTTGGAATCGCCGGTTCCCTGGCACTGGGACGGCATCTGAAGCAGCGGTTGGACAGGATATCCACGACCGCCGCCGCCATTGCATCCGGAGATTTGACCAGCCGTATCGAGGAATCCAGAGCATCGGATGAATTCGACCGGGTGGACACAGCGCTCAATGCGATGCTTGACCGGATCACGTCGCTACTGGAAAATCTTCAGCAGGTCTCAAGCGATATTGCCCATGATCTGCGCACACCGCTTACCCGGCTGCGAGCCGAGATCGAAGCGGGCCTGAACCGGCCAGACAATGCCAGGGCCATGCACGAGGCCTTGCAGCGCGCGCTGGATCAGAGTGACAGCGTCCTATTCCTGTTCGCGGCGATTCTGCGCATTGCGGAAGTCGAGGGAGGAACGGCTGCAAGCGGCTTCCAAAGGCTCGATCTCAGTGCACTCACCGCATCGGTCGGCGAAATGTACGGACCGGCACTTGAGGACCAAGGCCGTTCCTTTCACTGCTCGGCTGACACTGGGCTTGCGATCCTGGGAGACAGAGAACTGGTGATGCAGGCTCTAGGCAACCTGCTCGACAATGCCCTGACTCACACGTCAC harbors:
- the tnpB gene encoding IS66 family insertion sequence element accessory protein TnpB (TnpB, as the term is used for proteins encoded by IS66 family insertion elements, is considered an accessory protein, since TnpC, encoded by a neighboring gene, is a DDE family transposase.), translating into MIPAGARVWIAMGHTDMRKGMQGLALQVQQGLKRDPHGGDLFVFRGRTGSLIKIIWHDGIGMSLYSKRLEKGRFVWPSAKDGIVSLTNAQLSCLLEGIDWRNPQYSWRPQSAG
- the tnpA gene encoding IS66-like element accessory protein TnpA, giving the protein MGQITVMTGPERRRRWRDEERFQILAEAFAPGACVADVARRWDVSTSLIYTWRRNLRREQAEGAALPMADVTFAQAVLAEDEKPDGCDRCAAITVELGEGRLIRISAGAPAALVSATLKALR
- a CDS encoding IS5 family transposase, with amino-acid sequence MERGWCLGDRCRNAGRDHGGQRPLQHRQYHSSRPRLGSGRKRGTHRRALGRSRGGFTSNLHCLADALGRPLAFHLTVGEAADCKAYEELIGLPERTPDALLADKGYDADAIRANPAARKIEAVIPGRSNRRVKIEHDQALYKQRNRIERMFGHLKINRAIATRYDQLANSFLGIGHLATARYWLKFVQAA
- a CDS encoding TonB-dependent receptor; protein product: MRSGSFLLFSSSVIAIPLAAAPAWGADTSGSAPDAASVKGETIVVTGQRLAKTARAEQKKAMNIQNIQSAETIAKYPDVNSAEALSRMPGVSLSIDTAEGRYVNIRGLDGNFNGATFGGVVLLNTSPSYTYFNAAGRAVEFDTVPIGAVDRMIVTKTGLPDHDAEGIGGSVELSPRTAIGAKRLYAHVTLGGGIETDQNTGLYRDEVVVGGPLGGTNADGDAPFSFVLSQFLYNDKRSFDDLESAYINDQVNGTPDKAFDALELRRYNYNRKRFGYSGEFDFTPNSENRIFLRANVAGYNERVLRNRLEIDGLGDSVVTDPSNAKGFIATGASTVKTLRDSDVKEQNVVLQLGGDHHLGTVHIDWFAAYSRATYKKYTDYNTEFAGPSDLTIAYDNTTNPDYPVFKVLGGGSVTDPANYALDTIKNATENSRDREWSYALNAATPLHLAADDELKIGGKLRYREKISAPYAGKYAYDGATLLLSDAASGSAVTNFYNTGTNIGPNIDTGQMTKLFNGSGTALSLDTGSYFDDTENIAAAYIQYRASIGKLGILTGVRYEHTKAIYRGIGDSIMNGAVQTGPLSTPHSYDNVFPTLQLRYQAMPNLIARATYSTGIARPGFYQTLQATSIDVGGGVVSTGNPDLKPMYGHSFDASLEYYLPDSGIISVGAFDKEIKSFIVTRAVRGSYPGITGTALIQTYENVSGAYARGIEANFVDKFTGLPGLLGGLGIDANLTYVSSAVALRDGEGSVAMPGTIPWSWNAAVFYERGPVQLRLSSQFESTVLFGVSDSRATDVFQDSRYTLDFNGSYDFSKNVQFYANAKNLTNAPLRFYEGTPNRPIQREFYDVTLEGGVKLRF
- a CDS encoding YncE family protein → MVRPIDDEGEHSLMRIHPLTASYAGLALLMATAAAASTTPAVTGHIAGPDGGWDYASVDPAHDRLYVARSTSVTVIDLPKGKALPSIGAIAHSHAVVPLPGTSTLMVTSGHDDSVRFLDTRSGRELGRTAVGKDPDGAFYSASLKLAVVMNAKAGTVSEIDPKAMKVVRTITLKPGLEYPQQGPGSSLFANNEDENELETADLATGKPGKSIALTGCEAPSGLAYDARSGMLISACDNGKAAVVDARSRKLVKLLDIGQGPDAVILDAARRKAYIPCGRDGTLSIIALDGARAPRVTGAVKTEPGARTGALDPRTGKLYLPTAKWGAAPAGQRPKPVPGTFHVLVVSLS
- a CDS encoding response regulator transcription factor, which produces MLVVEDDLRTRELVRECLEGKAQTTLVATCAEALHAAGEREFDVAIVDRMLPDIDGIEVVTELRRRGSQTPILLLTALGSVNDRVRGLDAGADDYLVKPFAQTELLARVAALYRRPLLGARTTQISVRDIDIDLLGRRVRRAGQTVHLQPREFDLLALLAQHAGRPVTRKMFLEQVWCIHYDPTTNIVESHISRLRSKLKRGFKDDPIETIQNVGYRMRESA
- a CDS encoding ATP-binding protein, which gives rise to MPRLLASAAYRLAFTYTAVCALAILLLGTAVYLAAGAAIQQQQDEDLRKEGDALLRAYQKGGRPYLLEALQRREASPNNDFVYALFDHGRKIADKFEAGEPPRGLSNLTFIDPREGPDQARGLLTRLPDGTGLLVALDTEGLERLDATILLLFSIAFVLIVALGIAGSLALGRHLKQRLDRISTTAAAIASGDLTSRIEESRASDEFDRVDTALNAMLDRITSLLENLQQVSSDIAHDLRTPLTRLRAEIEAGLNRPDNARAMHEALQRALDQSDSVLFLFAAILRIAEVEGGTAASGFQRLDLSALTASVGEMYGPALEDQGRSFHCSADTGLAILGDRELVMQALGNLLDNALTHTSPGTDIHVTARRDAGGIHVAVADNGPGVAAVDRERVVRRFVRLDASRSCIGHGLGLNLVAAVMKAHGGSLRLDDNRPGLVATMTFPAAE